The following are from one region of the Bradyrhizobium septentrionale genome:
- the gltA gene encoding citrate synthase — protein MDAKSSKTATLTIGNKNYDFPILSGTVGPDVIDIGKLYGQAGVFTYDPGFTSTGSCQSKITYIDGDAGILEYRGYPIEQLAENGDFLETCYLLLYGELPTPAQKKDFDHRVIHHTMVHEQMARFFQGFRRDAHPMAIMVAAVGALAAFYHDSTDINDPRQRMIASMRMIAKVPTLAAMAYKYTIGQPFMYPKNSLSFAENFLQMCFGVPCEEYKINPVLADALDKIFILHADHEQNASTSTVRIAGSSGANPFACIAAGIACLWGPAHGGANEAALAMLSSIGSVDKIPEFIAKVKDKNSEVRLMGFGHRVYKNYDPRAKIMQKMCHAVLAETGHGDDPMLKVALELEKIALSDPYFIDRKLYPNVDFYSGITLKAMGFPTSMFTVLFAVARTVGWISQWSEMIEDPQQKIGRPRQLYTGVARRDYVTIDKRK, from the coding sequence ATGGACGCAAAATCCAGCAAGACAGCCACACTCACCATCGGCAACAAGAATTACGATTTCCCGATCCTGAGCGGCACGGTTGGGCCTGATGTCATCGACATCGGCAAGCTCTACGGCCAGGCCGGGGTGTTCACCTACGACCCCGGCTTCACCTCGACCGGCAGCTGCCAGTCGAAGATCACCTATATCGACGGCGACGCCGGTATCCTCGAATACCGTGGCTATCCGATCGAGCAGCTCGCCGAAAACGGCGACTTCCTCGAAACCTGCTATTTGCTGCTCTACGGGGAGCTTCCGACCCCGGCGCAGAAGAAGGATTTCGACCATCGCGTGATCCATCACACGATGGTGCATGAGCAGATGGCCCGCTTCTTCCAGGGCTTCCGCCGCGACGCCCATCCGATGGCGATCATGGTTGCCGCCGTCGGCGCACTCGCCGCGTTCTACCACGACTCCACCGACATCAACGATCCGCGGCAGCGCATGATCGCCTCGATGCGGATGATCGCAAAGGTGCCGACGCTGGCGGCGATGGCCTACAAGTACACCATCGGCCAGCCCTTCATGTATCCGAAGAACTCGCTGTCCTTCGCCGAGAACTTCCTGCAGATGTGCTTCGGCGTGCCCTGCGAGGAATACAAGATCAACCCGGTGCTCGCCGACGCGCTCGACAAGATCTTCATCCTGCATGCCGATCACGAGCAGAACGCGTCGACCTCGACGGTGCGTATCGCCGGCTCTTCCGGCGCCAACCCGTTTGCCTGCATCGCGGCCGGCATCGCCTGCCTGTGGGGCCCGGCCCATGGCGGCGCCAACGAAGCGGCGCTCGCCATGTTGTCCTCGATCGGATCGGTCGACAAGATTCCCGAGTTCATCGCCAAGGTGAAGGACAAGAACAGCGAAGTCCGCCTGATGGGCTTCGGTCACCGTGTCTACAAGAACTATGATCCGCGCGCCAAGATCATGCAGAAGATGTGTCACGCGGTGCTGGCCGAGACCGGCCATGGCGACGACCCGATGCTGAAGGTCGCGCTCGAGCTCGAGAAGATCGCACTCAGCGATCCCTATTTCATCGACCGCAAGCTCTACCCGAACGTCGACTTCTATTCGGGCATCACGCTGAAGGCGATGGGCTTCCCGACCTCGATGTTCACCGTGCTGTTCGCGGTCGCCCGTACCGTCGGCTGGATCAGCCAGTGGAGCGAGATGATCGAGGATCCGCAGCAGAAGATCGGCCGTCCGCGCCAGCTCTACACCGGCGTGGCGCGCCGCGACTATGTGACGATCGACAAGCGCAAGTAA